A single window of Streptomyces xanthii DNA harbors:
- a CDS encoding agmatine deiminase family protein, translated as MSTEHRSDKPGVSRRTLLARTGAVAAALATGPVLGGIQPAQAAGAWRVPGEEAPHKRTWMAWPSSTTIWGNLLSKIQADIAKLAREIAKYEPVVMCADGSSAASQARSMCGSTVTVISSVPVSDCWMRDTGPLFRVDGAGGLDAFGLNFNAWGENATSFYGIPASAYNKDRVLAGKLATYDGVPFAKAAVVGEGGGIEYDGDGTLMATESCWVNDNRNPGKSRAQIEAELLSRFGASKMIWLPGVTGYDVTDGHIDGTARYIGPGVVMVQLAGAVRPDVWTRNAQAIHDVLVNATDARGRRLQVLTIEGPDTLPRIPAGQQKDFLSSYMNYTVTNQAVITTQFGDTAKDAAAKTAIAAAYGRPVVQLNLDNLYGNGGGGAHCVTMQEPNV; from the coding sequence GTGAGCACAGAGCACAGGAGCGACAAACCCGGAGTCAGCCGACGGACCCTCCTTGCCCGAACCGGAGCTGTCGCTGCCGCGCTGGCGACGGGGCCGGTCCTCGGCGGCATCCAGCCGGCCCAGGCCGCGGGGGCCTGGCGGGTGCCGGGGGAGGAGGCACCGCACAAGCGGACCTGGATGGCCTGGCCGTCCAGCACCACGATCTGGGGCAATCTGCTGTCCAAGATCCAGGCCGACATAGCCAAGCTCGCCAGGGAGATCGCCAAGTACGAGCCGGTCGTCATGTGCGCCGACGGTTCGTCGGCCGCCTCCCAGGCAAGGAGCATGTGTGGCTCGACGGTGACGGTGATCAGCTCGGTGCCCGTCTCGGACTGCTGGATGCGGGACACCGGCCCGCTGTTCCGCGTGGACGGGGCCGGCGGTCTGGATGCCTTCGGCCTGAACTTCAACGCCTGGGGCGAGAACGCCACGAGCTTCTACGGCATCCCGGCCTCCGCCTACAACAAGGACCGCGTACTCGCGGGGAAGCTCGCGACCTATGACGGCGTGCCGTTCGCGAAGGCGGCGGTGGTCGGCGAAGGCGGTGGCATCGAGTACGACGGTGACGGCACCCTGATGGCGACCGAGAGCTGCTGGGTGAACGACAATCGCAATCCCGGTAAATCCCGCGCCCAGATCGAGGCGGAGCTGCTCTCCCGTTTCGGCGCGTCGAAGATGATCTGGCTGCCAGGCGTCACCGGGTACGACGTGACCGACGGCCACATCGACGGCACCGCCCGCTACATCGGCCCCGGTGTGGTGATGGTGCAACTGGCCGGAGCCGTACGCCCGGACGTCTGGACCCGCAACGCCCAGGCCATCCACGACGTATTGGTGAACGCGACCGACGCCCGAGGACGCCGGCTCCAGGTCCTCACCATCGAAGGGCCCGACACCCTGCCCCGCATCCCGGCGGGCCAGCAGAAGGACTTCCTCAGCTCCTACATGAACTACACGGTGACCAACCAGGCAGTGATCACCACACAGTTCGGCGACACCGCCAAGGACGCGGCGGCCAAGACGGCGATCGCGGCCGCATACGGCAGACCCGTCGTCCAGCTCAACCTCGACAATCTCTATGGCAACGGCGGCGGTGGCGCGCACTGCGTCACGATGCAGGAGCCGAACGTCTGA
- a CDS encoding DUF4436 domain-containing protein, translating to MRRLHASRARLLTAGLVLLAIASAAAVGIWLQLGEREALETRYRAGETAAPDRVDIAASVQRVDAAARELVLRVVVTPRGSLAEAGGISPAQRLTLQTSPAVRGDLTFPAHSRIAAVDVPVTLSAGSITDYPFDAYDTALEFGAVQGGEPVPVRMTLTNRDALFAATVDAYEAGGAAVFDVGLSRSTSVLVFGVFMMLAMWALAIAVLIGAWFLISRRKGLTWPALGWMAATLFALAAFRNTAPGAPPIGSLVDYIAFFWAESLIAFCLITVVVMGMRQEANLAEPDQRAP from the coding sequence ATGCGGCGCCTCCACGCGTCCCGCGCCAGGCTGCTGACCGCGGGGCTTGTGCTCCTCGCCATCGCGTCGGCCGCAGCCGTGGGGATCTGGCTCCAACTCGGCGAGCGCGAGGCCCTGGAAACCCGGTACCGGGCAGGCGAAACCGCCGCTCCGGACCGGGTGGACATCGCCGCATCGGTCCAGCGGGTCGATGCCGCCGCCCGGGAACTGGTCCTGCGCGTTGTGGTCACCCCCCGCGGAAGCCTCGCGGAGGCGGGCGGGATCTCCCCGGCTCAACGCCTGACCCTGCAGACCTCGCCCGCCGTACGGGGCGATCTCACCTTCCCGGCCCACAGCCGGATCGCGGCCGTGGACGTGCCCGTCACGCTGTCGGCGGGTTCGATCACGGACTATCCCTTCGATGCCTATGACACGGCTCTCGAATTCGGCGCCGTACAGGGCGGCGAGCCGGTGCCCGTCCGCATGACGCTGACCAACCGTGACGCTCTCTTCGCGGCCACCGTCGACGCCTACGAGGCCGGCGGCGCAGCGGTGTTCGACGTCGGCCTCTCCCGCTCCACCAGCGTCCTGGTCTTCGGCGTGTTCATGATGCTCGCCATGTGGGCGCTCGCCATCGCCGTGCTCATCGGCGCCTGGTTCCTGATCAGCCGCCGCAAGGGCCTGACCTGGCCCGCCCTGGGATGGATGGCCGCCACGCTCTTCGCCCTCGCGGCCTTCCGCAACACCGCCCCGGGCGCGCCGCCCATCGGCTCCCTCGTCGACTACATCGCCTTCTTCTGGGCCGAGTCCCTCATCGCGTTCTGCCTCATCACCGTGGTCGTCATGGGAATGAGGCAGGAGGCCAACCTTGCGGAACCGGATCAGAGAGCGCCATGA
- a CDS encoding agmatine deiminase family protein, protein MPPLLPTRRSALRMLGGIGAVVLGASACGPDDLMSTGDQDTADKELRMGAEWESHARTFMSWPALESVWGEDLPYVREDIARIARSIADYEYVVMMARPDQQKAAQKACGRDVEVIPLPVDDLWARDTVPVFVEENGKVTGVDFNFNGWGKKQTHANDGKVGRTLLAEYDIPRRKAPLVAEGGSFETDGEGTLLITESSIVNSNRNPGKSRDQIEAEIKKTLGIKKVIWLAGVRGEDITDAHVDSLVRFTAPGVVLLDRAHPDTPADSWSRSSDQAKAVLSKATDAKGRPFEIIDLPQPDLYEITGEGDDFVSTYANFYVANDSVFMPKFGDRKADKRAKSILQEHFPKRDIVQIPIDTIASGGGGIHCSTHDEPGKPVD, encoded by the coding sequence ATGCCCCCACTCCTCCCCACCCGCCGCTCGGCCCTGCGCATGCTCGGCGGCATCGGCGCCGTCGTGCTCGGCGCCTCGGCCTGCGGCCCCGACGATCTGATGAGCACCGGCGACCAGGACACGGCAGACAAGGAGCTGCGCATGGGTGCCGAGTGGGAAAGTCACGCACGCACCTTCATGTCGTGGCCCGCACTGGAGTCCGTATGGGGCGAGGACCTCCCGTACGTGCGCGAGGACATCGCGCGCATCGCCCGGTCCATCGCCGATTACGAGTACGTCGTGATGATGGCGCGACCCGACCAGCAGAAGGCCGCCCAGAAGGCGTGCGGCCGCGACGTCGAGGTCATCCCCCTGCCCGTAGACGACCTGTGGGCCCGTGACACCGTCCCTGTCTTCGTCGAAGAGAACGGCAAGGTCACCGGCGTCGACTTCAACTTCAACGGCTGGGGCAAAAAGCAGACCCATGCCAACGACGGCAAGGTGGGCCGCACGCTTCTGGCCGAGTACGACATCCCGCGCAGGAAGGCGCCCCTGGTCGCCGAGGGCGGCTCCTTCGAGACCGACGGCGAAGGCACTCTCCTCATCACCGAGAGCTCGATCGTCAACAGCAACCGCAACCCCGGAAAGAGCCGGGACCAGATCGAGGCCGAGATCAAGAAGACGCTCGGCATCAAGAAGGTGATCTGGCTGGCCGGCGTGCGCGGCGAGGACATCACCGACGCGCACGTGGACAGTCTCGTACGCTTCACCGCGCCGGGCGTGGTCCTCCTCGACCGAGCCCACCCCGACACGCCCGCCGATTCCTGGTCGCGTTCGTCGGACCAGGCGAAGGCAGTGCTCAGCAAGGCGACCGACGCGAAGGGCCGGCCCTTCGAGATCATCGATCTGCCGCAGCCCGACCTGTACGAGATCACCGGCGAGGGCGACGACTTCGTGTCGACGTACGCCAACTTCTACGTCGCCAACGACTCCGTCTTCATGCCCAAGTTCGGCGACCGCAAGGCCGACAAGCGCGCGAAGAGCATCCTCCAGGAGCACTTCCCCAAGCGCGACATCGTCCAGATCCCGATCGACACCATCGCCTCTGGCGGCGGCGGCATCCACTGCTCCACTCACGACGAGCCCGGCAAGCCGGTCGACTGA
- a CDS encoding serine/threonine-protein kinase, which yields MSAQPPGAQFAHVPLSADDPREIGGYRLRARLGAGGMGIVYLAHTPGGRPIALKAVRGEFAADPEFRRRFADEVASARRIHGLFTAQVVDSGVDAPTPWLATAYVPGPSLQQVVERHGPLPARTVLLLVAGVAEALQAIHAAGVVHRDLKPANVLIAEDGPRVIDFGIARAADAGGLTGAGLRIGTAAYMAPEQAQGFVVTPATDVFALGSLAAYVAGGVLPFGGGPESGALYRVVHEEPDLSCVPSDLYDLLRCCLAKRPEDRPVPGELIDAVRAHPAVGGRPEFTDGWLPRGVSSEIAAHGEPLGRGGYGTGQHIRPEQVHVQPTRAAVPTPTAVANPASTGVARPASDFGDRVAPAPRRARRGRSRWPVAALTLALLLALGGGAYYFYDHGKGAERDASGGSHGPSPRPSSPAATSSSPSPSSSSAGPEYVQDYADAELTAPDPDYEFDLAAGKVVPAETVDWYLEVADGEFVLPEDSDAFVAAGYVLSPAECVRGIETEPVTDLPFDDLADERPFCVRSPDEKSIVIVNLIENLPDEGSVTVVMSRYRESG from the coding sequence ATGTCCGCTCAGCCTCCCGGGGCGCAGTTCGCCCACGTCCCCCTGTCGGCCGACGATCCTCGAGAGATCGGCGGCTACCGTCTGCGCGCCCGGCTCGGCGCGGGAGGCATGGGGATCGTGTACCTGGCCCATACGCCGGGCGGGCGGCCCATCGCCCTTAAGGCGGTGCGGGGTGAGTTCGCCGCCGATCCGGAGTTCCGCCGGCGTTTCGCCGACGAGGTGGCGAGCGCCCGGCGCATCCACGGCCTGTTCACCGCCCAGGTGGTGGACTCGGGCGTCGACGCACCCACGCCCTGGCTCGCCACCGCCTACGTTCCCGGGCCCTCCCTGCAGCAGGTCGTGGAGCGACACGGCCCGCTGCCGGCGCGCACGGTGCTGCTGCTCGTGGCCGGCGTCGCCGAGGCGCTGCAGGCGATCCACGCGGCGGGGGTCGTGCACCGCGACCTCAAGCCCGCGAACGTGCTCATCGCCGAGGACGGTCCTCGTGTCATCGACTTCGGCATCGCCCGGGCCGCCGATGCCGGCGGCCTGACCGGCGCCGGGTTGCGTATCGGCACGGCCGCCTACATGGCACCGGAGCAGGCGCAGGGGTTTGTGGTGACCCCGGCGACCGACGTGTTCGCTCTCGGCTCGCTCGCCGCGTACGTGGCCGGGGGCGTGCTCCCGTTCGGGGGCGGACCCGAGTCCGGGGCGCTGTACCGCGTGGTCCACGAGGAGCCGGACCTCTCCTGCGTTCCGTCGGACCTCTACGACCTGCTGCGGTGCTGTCTGGCCAAGCGTCCGGAGGACCGGCCGGTCCCGGGCGAGCTGATCGACGCCGTGCGCGCCCATCCCGCGGTGGGCGGGCGCCCGGAGTTCACCGACGGCTGGCTTCCGCGCGGGGTCAGCAGCGAGATCGCGGCCCATGGCGAGCCGCTCGGACGCGGTGGCTACGGGACGGGGCAGCACATCCGACCCGAACAGGTCCACGTCCAGCCCACGCGCGCCGCGGTCCCGACACCCACCGCCGTCGCGAACCCGGCATCCACTGGTGTCGCCCGCCCGGCGTCGGACTTCGGCGACCGGGTGGCACCAGCCCCGCGCAGGGCCCGTCGCGGTCGAAGCCGATGGCCTGTGGCTGCCCTCACGCTCGCACTGCTCCTGGCCCTGGGCGGCGGGGCTTACTACTTCTACGATCACGGCAAGGGTGCCGAACGCGACGCCTCCGGAGGGTCCCACGGCCCCTCGCCCCGCCCGTCATCACCAGCCGCTACGTCGTCCTCGCCTTCTCCTTCTTCCTCCTCGGCAGGGCCCGAGTACGTGCAGGACTACGCGGACGCCGAACTCACCGCCCCCGACCCCGACTACGAGTTCGACCTCGCGGCCGGGAAAGTTGTCCCGGCTGAGACCGTCGACTGGTACCTGGAGGTGGCCGACGGCGAGTTCGTGCTGCCCGAGGACAGCGACGCGTTCGTGGCCGCCGGATACGTCCTGAGCCCCGCCGAGTGCGTACGGGGCATCGAGACCGAACCGGTGACCGACCTACCCTTCGACGACCTCGCCGACGAGCGTCCCTTCTGCGTCCGCAGCCCGGATGAGAAGAGCATTGTCATTGTGAATCTCATTGAAAACCTCCCGGATGAGGGGTCCGTGACGGTAGTCATGAGCCGCTACCGCGAGAGTGGCTGA
- a CDS encoding AAA family ATPase, translated as MVHKVSAYATTGGAQPGQAGAPVHERRAAGALSPLCSAVLDLRAREGCVGCAPSQLAFKRGDLVVVSGLPGSGKSTLMQRAVAGSCIDSQDTREDWSHRVPRLLPYPVYRPLVRLAHYAGLRRALRSGDSVVVHDCGTQAWVRRWLAREAARRGTALHLIIVDVPARTALDGQRERGRGVSGFAFARHRRAMGRLVAATERGVLPRGCVSAVLLDRASADALARIGFTR; from the coding sequence ATGGTGCACAAGGTGAGTGCTTACGCAACGACGGGTGGCGCGCAGCCCGGGCAGGCAGGCGCGCCGGTCCACGAGCGCCGTGCCGCTGGCGCGCTGTCACCGCTGTGTTCTGCAGTGCTGGATCTGCGCGCCCGCGAGGGCTGCGTGGGCTGCGCCCCCAGCCAACTCGCCTTCAAGCGCGGTGACTTGGTTGTGGTGTCCGGCCTGCCGGGCAGCGGGAAATCCACCCTCATGCAGCGTGCCGTCGCGGGCTCGTGCATCGACTCGCAGGACACTCGTGAAGACTGGTCCCACCGTGTGCCGCGACTACTCCCGTACCCCGTCTACCGCCCCCTCGTTCGCCTCGCCCACTACGCCGGGCTGCGCCGCGCCCTCCGCTCCGGCGACAGCGTCGTCGTCCACGATTGCGGCACACAAGCCTGGGTCCGCCGGTGGCTGGCCCGTGAGGCCGCGCGGCGCGGTACGGCCCTGCACCTGATAATCGTGGACGTTCCCGCCCGTACCGCCCTCGACGGCCAGCGGGAGCGGGGCAGAGGCGTCTCCGGGTTCGCCTTCGCGCGGCACCGGAGGGCGATGGGGCGCCTGGTCGCGGCAACGGAGCGGGGGGTGCTGCCGCGGGGGTGCGTGTCCGCGGTGCTGCTTGACCGGGCGTCTGCCGATGCGCTCGCCCGGATTGGGTTCACGCGCTGA